In one window of Thermosipho africanus Ob7 DNA:
- a CDS encoding phosphoribosylformylglycinamidine cyclo-ligase, protein MKYTYKQAGVDVKKGDEFAKIIKENVNIPEWILKEPTGYATVLLFTTPPIAVTADGIGTKILLHIEHGTFKEAAKDLIAMNYNDLICVGAKPIAFLDYIGTHKIGEIEKKFIDALIKELKNCDMYLVAGETAEMPDMYQENHFDVAGFAIGTLIKKFEHSHIKPGDYIMALDSSGFHSNGWSLIRKIISEEKINIKDLPFDILKGTRIYKEIIPYFDKIKAMAHVTGGGITRALRRLLGNLGYEINIEKKEFVDWILKYVEFDEAINTFNMGYGLLYVSETDELPGKVVGRVKESERVIKF, encoded by the coding sequence ATGAAGTATACATATAAACAGGCGGGGGTAGATGTAAAAAAAGGAGATGAATTTGCAAAAATTATAAAGGAAAATGTAAATATTCCAGAGTGGATTTTAAAAGAACCTACTGGATATGCAACTGTTTTGCTTTTTACTACACCCCCAATTGCAGTTACTGCTGATGGTATAGGAACTAAGATTTTACTTCACATTGAGCATGGAACATTCAAGGAGGCAGCAAAAGATTTAATAGCTATGAATTATAATGATCTGATATGTGTTGGAGCAAAACCAATAGCATTCTTAGATTATATAGGCACACACAAGATTGGTGAAATTGAAAAGAAATTTATTGATGCACTTATTAAAGAGCTAAAAAATTGTGATATGTATTTGGTTGCAGGTGAAACAGCTGAGATGCCAGATATGTATCAAGAAAATCATTTTGATGTTGCAGGTTTTGCAATTGGCACACTTATAAAGAAATTTGAGCATTCTCATATAAAACCTGGTGATTATATTATGGCTTTAGATTCATCTGGTTTTCACTCAAATGGTTGGAGTCTTATTAGAAAGATAATTAGTGAAGAAAAGATAAACATAAAAGATTTACCTTTTGATATACTAAAAGGAACAAGAATTTATAAGGAAATTATACCTTATTTTGATAAAATAAAAGCAATGGCTCATGTTACTGGTGGAGGAATTACTAGAGCGTTGAGAAGGTTGCTTGGAAATTTAGGATATGAAATAAATATTGAAAAAAAGGAATTTGTAGATTGGATTTTAAAATACGTAGAATTTGACGAAGCTATTAATACCTTTAACATGGGATATGGTTTGTTATATGTCTCAGAAACAGATGAACTTCCTGGAAAAGTAGTTGGACGAGTAAAGGAAAGCGAAAGAGTAATAAAGTTTTAA